A genomic window from Peromyscus maniculatus bairdii isolate BWxNUB_F1_BW_parent chromosome 1, HU_Pman_BW_mat_3.1, whole genome shotgun sequence includes:
- the LOC143266994 gene encoding STAM-binding protein-like, translated as MMRSPVLNSKGLHPAVFLQDLWDQFFHSARKNTKKGLETCGVLCGTLVKEEYHVTHIIIPVQNGGPDYCYAENKEELFFIQEELGLLTLGFFHTHPTQTGFLSSVDLYTVFAVKRCCQNQLQWCVYPNINSHPTRKGSRENELKTEGSTHAMTRRRRRRMRVAIFTLTPFGLKEISFCPQRRFHSHKQDSALFYVPIYVQEIKAMFPAMT; from the exons ATGATGAGAAGCCCAG TTCTGAACTCCAAAGGCCTCCACCCTGCGGTCTTTCTTCAGGATTTATGGGATCAGTTCTTCCATTCTGCAAGGAAGAACACCAAGAAAGGACTAGAAACATGCGGTGTCTTATGTGGTACCCTG GTAAAGGAAGAATATCATGTCACTCATATTATAATCCCTGTGCAGAATGGAGGCCCTGATTATTGCTATGCTGAGAACAAGGAGGAACTCTTCTTTATCCAAGAAGAGCTGGGGCTTCTCACCTTAGGTTTTTTTCAT aCCCATCCAACCCAGACAGGCTTCTTGTCAAGTGTGGATTTGTACACAGTTTTTGCTGTCAAAAGATGCTGCCAGAATCAACTGCAGTGGTGTGTGTACCCAAATATAAACA GTCATCCTACAAGAAAGGGATCCAGAGAGAATGAGTTAAAAACAGAGGGATCGACACATGCCAtgacaagaagaaggagaaggaggatgag AGTTGCAATTTTCACACTGACACCTTTTGGATTAAAAGAAATATCATTCTGCCCCCAGAGACGATTCCATTCCCATAAACAGGACTCAGCTCTTTTCTATGTACCTATCTATGTACAAGAAATCAAGGCCATGTTCCCAGCCATGACATAG